The following are from one region of the Stigmatopora argus isolate UIUO_Sarg chromosome 9, RoL_Sarg_1.0, whole genome shotgun sequence genome:
- the stx3b gene encoding syntaxin 3b isoform X2: protein MKDRLEQLRATCNQDDDEVEIAMDNAAFMDEFFTQIEDIRNSIEKIDENVAEVKKLFSVILSAPTSDQKTQDDLEAITNDIKKMANNARNKLKTIERNLESEEQERVSADMRIRKSQHAVLSRKFVEVMTKYNEAQVDFRERSKGRIQRQLEITGKATTDEELEEMLESGNAAVFTAGIVDSGISKQALSEIEARHKDIVRLESSIKELHDMFVDIAMLVENQGDIVDNIEQNVSKSVDHIMVAKEQTKKAIRYQTKARKKMVVIGVIVAVIVVILLAIILSQTL, encoded by the exons ATGAAGGACCGATTGGAGCAATTGAGAGCG ACGTGCAATCAAGATGACGACGAAGTGGAGATCGCAATGGACAATGCGGCCTTTATGGATGAATTCTTCACTCAG ATCGAGGACATCCGGAACAGCATTGAGAAGATCGACGAGAACGTCGCTGAGGTCAAGAAGCTTTTCTCAGTCATTCTCTCCGCTCCCACGTCAGACCAga aaacgCAGGATGATTTGGAGGCCATCACCAATGATATCAAGAAAATGGCAAACAACGCAAGAAACAAACTCAAGA CTATCGAGCGGAACCTGGAATCCGAAGAACAGGAGAGGGTGTCGGCTGACATGCGGATACGGAAATCACAG CATGCAGTTCTGTCAAGGAAGTTTGTGGAGGTCATGACAAAGTATAACGAAGCCCAGGTGGACTTCAGGGAGAGAAGCAAAGGACGTATTCAGAGACAGTTAGAAATCA CCGGCAAGGCCACGACAGACGAGGAGCTGGAGGAAATGTTGGAGAGCGGCAACGCCGCCGTGTTTACTGCAGGG ATTGTGGACTCTGGCATTTCCAAGCAAGCCCTGAGTGAGATCGAAGCCCGACACAAAGACATCGTACGCCTGGAAAGTAGCATCAAGGAGCTGCACGACATGTTCGTAGACATCGCCATGCTGGTGGAAAACCAG gGCGACATAGTAGACAACATAGAGCAGAATGTTTCCAAATCAGTGGACCACATCATGGTTGCTAAAGAGCAGACCAAAAAAGCTATAAGGTACCAGACCAAAGCACGCAAG AAGATGGTCGTTATCGGTGTCATCGTAGCGGTGATTGTTGTCATCCTTCTCGCCATCATCCTCTCACAGACTCTATAG
- the stx3b gene encoding syntaxin 3b isoform X4 codes for MKDRLEQLRATCNQDDDEVEIAMDNAAFMDEFFTQIEDIRNSIEKIDENVAEVKKLFSVILSAPTSDQKTQDDLEAITNDIKKMANNARNKLKTIERNLESEEQERVSADMRIRKSQHAVLSRKFVEVMTKYNEAQVDFRERSKGRIQRQLEITGKATTDEELEEMLESGNAAVFTAGIVDSGISKQALSEIEARHKDIVRLESSIKELHDMFVDIAMLVENQGDIVDNIEQNVSKSVDHIMVAKEQTKKAIRYQTKARKGGMIDRIESNMDQSVGFVERAVADTKKAAKFQQEARRKKMMITLCCAIIGIVVFSYLYSFFS; via the exons ATGAAGGACCGATTGGAGCAATTGAGAGCG ACGTGCAATCAAGATGACGACGAAGTGGAGATCGCAATGGACAATGCGGCCTTTATGGATGAATTCTTCACTCAG ATCGAGGACATCCGGAACAGCATTGAGAAGATCGACGAGAACGTCGCTGAGGTCAAGAAGCTTTTCTCAGTCATTCTCTCCGCTCCCACGTCAGACCAga aaacgCAGGATGATTTGGAGGCCATCACCAATGATATCAAGAAAATGGCAAACAACGCAAGAAACAAACTCAAGA CTATCGAGCGGAACCTGGAATCCGAAGAACAGGAGAGGGTGTCGGCTGACATGCGGATACGGAAATCACAG CATGCAGTTCTGTCAAGGAAGTTTGTGGAGGTCATGACAAAGTATAACGAAGCCCAGGTGGACTTCAGGGAGAGAAGCAAAGGACGTATTCAGAGACAGTTAGAAATCA CCGGCAAGGCCACGACAGACGAGGAGCTGGAGGAAATGTTGGAGAGCGGCAACGCCGCCGTGTTTACTGCAGGG ATTGTGGACTCTGGCATTTCCAAGCAAGCCCTGAGTGAGATCGAAGCCCGACACAAAGACATCGTACGCCTGGAAAGTAGCATCAAGGAGCTGCACGACATGTTCGTAGACATCGCCATGCTGGTGGAAAACCAG gGCGACATAGTAGACAACATAGAGCAGAATGTTTCCAAATCAGTGGACCACATCATGGTTGCTAAAGAGCAGACCAAAAAAGCTATAAGGTACCAGACCAAAGCACGCAAG GGCGGAATGATTGACAGGATTGAAAGCAACATGGACCAATCGGTGGGCTTCGTGGAGAGAGCCGTGGCTGACACTAAGAAAGCCGCAAAGTTTCAGCAGGAGGCTCGACGC
- the stx3b gene encoding syntaxin 3b isoform X3: MKDRLEQLRATCNQDDDEVEIAMDNAAFMDEFFTQIEDIRNSIEKIDENVAEVKKLFSVILSAPTSDQKTQDDLEAITNDIKKMANNARNKLKTIERNLESEEQERVSADMRIRKSQHAVLSRKFVEVMTKYNEAQVDFRERSKGRIQRQLEITGKATTDEELEEMLESGNAAVFTAGIVDSGISKQALSEIEARHKDIVRLESSIKELHDMFVDIAMLVENQGGMIDRIESNMDQSVGFVERAVADTKKAAKFQQEARRKKMMITLCCAIIGIVVFSYLYSFFS, encoded by the exons ATGAAGGACCGATTGGAGCAATTGAGAGCG ACGTGCAATCAAGATGACGACGAAGTGGAGATCGCAATGGACAATGCGGCCTTTATGGATGAATTCTTCACTCAG ATCGAGGACATCCGGAACAGCATTGAGAAGATCGACGAGAACGTCGCTGAGGTCAAGAAGCTTTTCTCAGTCATTCTCTCCGCTCCCACGTCAGACCAga aaacgCAGGATGATTTGGAGGCCATCACCAATGATATCAAGAAAATGGCAAACAACGCAAGAAACAAACTCAAGA CTATCGAGCGGAACCTGGAATCCGAAGAACAGGAGAGGGTGTCGGCTGACATGCGGATACGGAAATCACAG CATGCAGTTCTGTCAAGGAAGTTTGTGGAGGTCATGACAAAGTATAACGAAGCCCAGGTGGACTTCAGGGAGAGAAGCAAAGGACGTATTCAGAGACAGTTAGAAATCA CCGGCAAGGCCACGACAGACGAGGAGCTGGAGGAAATGTTGGAGAGCGGCAACGCCGCCGTGTTTACTGCAGGG ATTGTGGACTCTGGCATTTCCAAGCAAGCCCTGAGTGAGATCGAAGCCCGACACAAAGACATCGTACGCCTGGAAAGTAGCATCAAGGAGCTGCACGACATGTTCGTAGACATCGCCATGCTGGTGGAAAACCAG GGCGGAATGATTGACAGGATTGAAAGCAACATGGACCAATCGGTGGGCTTCGTGGAGAGAGCCGTGGCTGACACTAAGAAAGCCGCAAAGTTTCAGCAGGAGGCTCGACGC
- the stx3b gene encoding syntaxin 3b isoform X1 gives MKDRLEQLRATCNQDDDEVEIAMDNAAFMDEFFTQIEDIRNSIEKIDENVAEVKKLFSVILSAPTSDQKTQDDLEAITNDIKKMANNARNKLKTIERNLESEEQERVSADMRIRKSQHAVLSRKFVEVMTKYNEAQVDFRERSKGRIQRQLEITGKATTDEELEEMLESGNAAVFTAGIVDSGISKQALSEIEARHKDIVRLESSIKELHDMFVDIAMLVENQGDIVDNIEQNVSKSVDHIMVAKEQTKKAIRYQTKARKRLMQVVLIVLVLLALLALVIGLSVGLTRS, from the exons ATGAAGGACCGATTGGAGCAATTGAGAGCG ACGTGCAATCAAGATGACGACGAAGTGGAGATCGCAATGGACAATGCGGCCTTTATGGATGAATTCTTCACTCAG ATCGAGGACATCCGGAACAGCATTGAGAAGATCGACGAGAACGTCGCTGAGGTCAAGAAGCTTTTCTCAGTCATTCTCTCCGCTCCCACGTCAGACCAga aaacgCAGGATGATTTGGAGGCCATCACCAATGATATCAAGAAAATGGCAAACAACGCAAGAAACAAACTCAAGA CTATCGAGCGGAACCTGGAATCCGAAGAACAGGAGAGGGTGTCGGCTGACATGCGGATACGGAAATCACAG CATGCAGTTCTGTCAAGGAAGTTTGTGGAGGTCATGACAAAGTATAACGAAGCCCAGGTGGACTTCAGGGAGAGAAGCAAAGGACGTATTCAGAGACAGTTAGAAATCA CCGGCAAGGCCACGACAGACGAGGAGCTGGAGGAAATGTTGGAGAGCGGCAACGCCGCCGTGTTTACTGCAGGG ATTGTGGACTCTGGCATTTCCAAGCAAGCCCTGAGTGAGATCGAAGCCCGACACAAAGACATCGTACGCCTGGAAAGTAGCATCAAGGAGCTGCACGACATGTTCGTAGACATCGCCATGCTGGTGGAAAACCAG gGCGACATAGTAGACAACATAGAGCAGAATGTTTCCAAATCAGTGGACCACATCATGGTTGCTAAAGAGCAGACCAAAAAAGCTATAAGGTACCAGACCAAAGCACGCAAG AGATTGATGCAAGTAGTGCTGATTGTTCTGGTCTTGCTGGCCCTGCTAGCTCTCGTAATCGGGTTGTCTGTGGGCCTGACGCGCAGCTGA